A genome region from Gadus chalcogrammus isolate NIFS_2021 chromosome 7, NIFS_Gcha_1.0, whole genome shotgun sequence includes the following:
- the LOC130385355 gene encoding tudor domain-containing protein 15-like isoform X4: MEDIRKREDEERAKQEEEERARREADQKASTGSAAVMPGLDYISPRSPDSATSALCSQWPINLKLTHLELNKETPLIQFQGHYLNMSQLDYRILQAEIQNTPKTKASVGLGEFCLVEDVMAGLWYRGEVRNANADTFDVFLIDQGNVMSVDISQMYSCSNELLDLPPKIVCGYFSNVLPLHDCWDSVMEKYLLSLIGTHVTGYIHALLPHKVMLFEATDINKELAGRGFCKHLDADTFLLLVKMLTDVPLEQNMERGPDFYQRPWVQSDFKSFGGTDMSAGTCVQLKVTAAVNPGLFHCQVSSAASDLQAMSERLTLACNSTLSDPNRTPKDNIGLLCSVKGKDGKWYRGCLQCLPVNSNVKVLFVDYGFCESVRVENILRLPANCFSLPIMAFPCTLSSVTEQDKDCKLRQLCLLKKGILNGVLNAKVLSLDVKLNTYSIEVLSNEDCFVKEPELTQEQSLRLSVQAEVLKPGSKSVGYVVHVIDPNDFSLRTEKRNGDFEDLMSQMSEHFSQVKLNEQVLKNPQIGKMCCAMYERDMHFYRAVVKQKLDHGAVVLFIDFGNTENVPYMLIKKIPEKFASQAAFALSCTLCNIMPLTDVWTSANIQFFKQTVLNKSLMVHVVHQSKYQIVVDLFTMEGQSDQGITDLLISCKQAEPWRYTQSESVKQVTTSWRPCKPKELCTWTQRQDVVPRDEKTVVSQFKTMPVCALTLFNGDLHNNIKVNEHIDNPSPKTTQCQQQDIRVLPTLNTTHSQHQDKRVSPSLDTSHSQQQDKRVLPTLNATQCQQQDQRVSPTLNPTQCQRQDKSVSPTLNPTQCQQQDKRVLPTLNTTQCQQQDKRVLPTLNATQCQQQDKSVSPTLNPTQCQQQDKSVSPTLNPTQCQQQDKRVSPTLNPTQCQQQDKRVSPTLNTTQCQQQDKSVSPTLNTTQCQQLDKRVLPIGLIAMQTKTTKLRPCKPEELCTWTQRQDVVPRDEKTVVSQMKNMPVCALTQNITPKPQVPSAFPVSFSYSSFNLGCGNKEHVYITHISDEWEIYCQLDKNSEIIEELETKISEEEEKLHGADATAPVDGMCLAKYIDGRWYRGLANPVQSSLYLNVFFVDYGNTSIVEKINVLSIPNHSAELLYTPMQAVKCTLAGVPKSEPLAWVTQWLKKTLLNELVRAVVVGKLKDGSLTVELFNGDLHINNKVNEHIDNPSPKTTHGQHQDKRVSPALDASHSQHQDKRVSPPLNTTHSQQQDKRGSPTLNTTYSKPREKKVSPTINATKATQIPKMPTLSSFPETRLKPGQQALRYVSHINTVSDYFLQLQDEKTNLLNMREVLNSSVSRASLIKSTRRELEMKNNVLAEYDDDRALYRAVIKGSEQHGFKVEITTNFKDEQARLGSRQLYFAPTNMGQVYYGFAAAVISPFDFYIVREDSLLIMNEVSAMLDELPDEMPPLPEAHRVPGSCCLVYSNTKGRWCRAEVVHAETTVVINLVDYGHYIHLASYQVKVLPEALKRPPKVTYPCSLRGVSPVSDTGQWTDKAAVFFQERVCHKDLQIVFREFVSDDRQWQVDILVDGIHLAKELVKAGHSSYSDPLLGLRYETERLGSVSPPRASRMEDIGHEVHGHNLSLPVLGIYYSFFLCSNVCSRLVQNVNQSGFSP; encoded by the exons ATGGAGGATATCCGCAAGCGGGAGGATGAGGAACGGgccaagcaggaggaggaggagcgggcccGACGAGAGGCAGATCAGAAG GCGTCAACAGGCTCAGCTGCTGTAATGCCGGGGCTGGACTATATTAGTCCCAG GTCTCCAGATTCTGCCACATCTGCACTATGTTCCCAGTGGCCCATCAATCTGAAGCTAACCCACCTGGAGTTGAACAAGGAAACACCTCTTATTCAATTTCAGGGCCATTATCTGAACATGTCGCAACTGGACTATAGGATCCTGCAGGCAGAGATACAGAACACACCAAAGACCAAGGCTTCGGTGGGACTTGGAGAGTTTTGCCTGGTTGAAGATGTGATGGCAGGGCTGTGGTATCGAGGGGAGGTACGAAATGCAAATGCAGATACCTTTGATGTGTTCCTCATTGACCAAGGCAACGTCATGAGTGTGGACATTTCGCAAATGTATTCCTGTTCAAATGAGCTACTTGATCTTCCCCCAAAGATAGTCTGTGGCTATTTTTCCAACGTGCTGCCATTACACGACTGCTGGGATTCTGTCATGGAAAAGTACCTCTTGTCACTGATTGGAACCCATGTCACTGGCTACATTCATGCCCTCCTTCCCCATAAAGTGATGCTTTTTGAGGCCACTGACATCAACAAAGAGTTGGCTGGACGGGGGTTTTGTAAGCATCTGGATGCAGACACATTCCTCCTCTTAGTTAAGATGCTTACAGACGTGCCCCTTGAACAGAATATGGAACGTGGCCCTGACTTCTACCAAAGGCCATGGGTACAAAGTGACTTCAAATCGTTTGGCGGGACAGATATGAGTGCTGGAACATGTGTTCAATTAAAAGTAACTGCCGCGGTGAACCCTGGCCTTTTCCACTGTCAGGTGAGCAGTGCTGCATCGGATTTACAGGCAATGTCAGAGAGATTGACTTTAGCGTGCAATTCTACTCTAAGTGATCCCAATCGGACACCAAAGGACAACATTGGTCTGCTTTGCTCAGTGAAGGGCAAAGATGGCAAATGGTACAGAGGCTGTTTGCAGTGCCTTCCTGTAAACTCCAATGTGAAAGTACTTTTTGTCGACTATGGATTCTGTGAATCAGTCAGAGTTGAGAATATTCTCAGACTGCCAGCTAATTGCTTTTCTTTGCCCATTATGGCTTTTCCATGCACCCTCTCTTCTGTAACTGAACAAGACAAAGACTGCAAACTGAGGCAGCTATGTCTTCTCAAGAAAGGGATACTCAATGGAGTACTCAATGCTAAGGTCCTCAGTTTGGATGTGAAACTGAATACCTACTCAATCGAAGTACTCAGTAATGAAGACTGCTTTGTGAAAGAACCAGAGCTGACCCAGGAGCAGTCCTTGCGCTTGTCAGTTCAAGCTGAAGTTCTTAAACCAGGGTCCAAATCTGTGGGCTATGTAGTTCATGTCATCGATCCAAACGACTTCTCATTGAGAACCGAAAAACGCAACGGCGACTTTGAAGACTTGATGAGTCAAATGTCAGAGCATTTCAGTCAAGTAAAGCTCAACGAACAAGTGCTGAAGAATCCTCAAATAGGGAAAATGTGCTGCGCAATGTATGAGCGTGACATGCATTTTTACCGAGCGGTAGTCAAACAAAAGCTTGACCATGGAGCTGTTGtacttttcattgattttggGAACACAGAGAATGTTCCATACATGCTAATTAAGAAAATACCGGAGAAGTTTGCGAGTCAAGCAGCATTCGCCCTGAGTTGCACTCTGTGTAATATCATGCCCCTGACTGATGTTTGGACGTCAGCTAACATTCAGTTTTTCAAACAAACTGTGTTAAACAAATCCTTGATGGTCCACGTTGTCCATCAAAGTAAATATCAAATTGTCGTCGACCTCTTTACCATGGAAGGCCAAAGTGATCAAGGCATTACAGACCTACTGATCTCTTGTAAGCAGGCTGAACCCTGGAGGTACACACAGTCAGAGTCTGTTAAGCAGGTTACAACAAGTTGGAGGCCCTGCAAACCTAAAGAATTATGTACCTGGACACAGCGTCAGGATGTAGTTCCAAGGGATGAGAAGACCGTGGTCTCCCAATTTAAAACTATGCCAGTGTGTGCACTAACTCTGTTCAATGGAGATCTGCACAATAATATCAAAGTCAATGAGCATATTGACAATCCCTccccaaaaacaacccaatgCCAACAGCAAGACATAAGGGTGTTGCCAACATTAAATACAACCCACAGCCAACACCAAGACAAAAGAGTGTCGCCATCATTAGACACATCCCACAGCCAACAGCAAGACAAAAGGGTGTTACCAACATTAAACGCAACCCAATGCCAACAGCAAGACCAAAGGGTGTCACCAACATTAAACCCAACCCAATGCCAACGGCAAGACAAAAGTGTGTCGCCAACATTAAACCCAACCCAATGCCAACAGCAAGACAAAAGGGTGTTACCAACATTAAACACAACCCAATGCCAACAGCAAGACAAAAGGGTGTTACCAACATTAAACGCAACCCAATGCCAACAGCAAGACAAAAGTGTGTCGCCAACATTAAACCCAACCCAATGCCAACAGCAAGACAAAAGTGTGTCGCCAACATTAAACCCAACCCAATGCCAACAGCAAGACAAAAGGGTGTCGCCAACATTGAACCCAACCCAATGCCAACAGCAAGACAAAAGGGTGTCACCAACATTAAACACAACCCAATGCCAACAGCAAGACAAAAGTGTGTCGCCAACATTAAACACAACCCAATGCCAACAGCTAGACAAAAGGGTGTTGCCTATTGGGTTGATAGctatgcaaacaaaaacaacaaaattgaGGCCCTGCAAACCTGAAGAATTATGTACTTGGACACAGCGTCAGGATGTCGTTCCAAGGGATGAGAAGACCGTGGTCTCCCAAATGAAAAATATGCCAGTGTGTGCACTAACTCAAAATATAACTCCAAAACCTCAAGTACCTTCTGCATTCCCTGTCTCTTTTTCCTATTCATCATTCAACTTGGGCTGTGGGAATAAGGAGCATGTCTATATCACACATATAAGCGACGAATGGGAAATCTATTGCCAACTTGACAAGAACAGTGAAATCATTGAAGAACTTGAAACCAAAatctcagaggaggaggagaaattaCATGGGGCAGATGCCACAGCCCCAGTAGATGGTATGTGCCTGGCAAAATACATCGATGGAAGATGGTACAGGGGACTGGCAAATCCCGTCCAGTCCTCTTTGTATCTTAATGTGTTCTTTGTGGATTATGGCAACACAAGCATTGTAGAGAAGATCAACGTCTTGTCGATTCCTAACCATTCAGCTGAACTGCTGTACACTCCCATGCAGGCAGTGAAATGTACCCTTGCTGGGGTACCCAAATCAGAGCCCTTGGCCTGGGTGACACAGTGGCTAAAGAAAACTCTTCTCAATGAGCTAGTGAGAGCTGTTGTAGTTGGAAAGCTTAAGGATGGTTCATTGACTGTTGAGCTGTTCAATGGAGATCTCCACATTAATAACAAAGTCAATGAGCATATTGACAATCCCTCCCCAAAAACAACCCACGGCCAACACCAAGACAAAAGAGTGTCGCCAGCATTAGACGCATCCCACAGCCAACACCAAGACAAAAGGGTGTCGCCACCATTAAACACAACCCACAGCCAACAGCAAGACAAAAGGGGGTCGCCAACATTAAACACAACCTACAGCAAACCCAGAGAAAAAAAGGTGTCGCCTACAATAAACGCAACCAAAGCAACCCAGATCCCTAAAATGCCTACACTCTCCAGTTTTCCCGAAACAAGACTTAAACCAGGTCAACAGGCTTTACGTTATGTCTCACACATTAACACTGTCAGTGACTATTTCCTTCAACTTCAAGATGAAAAAACGAATCTTCTGAATATGAGGGAGGTTCTCAACTCAAGTGTGAGCAGAGCGTCCCTGATAAAGAGCACACGAAGGGAGTTGGAAATGAAAAACAATGTTCTGGCAGAGTATGATGATGACAGGGCTTTGTATCGAGCGGTCATAAAGGGCTCTGAGCAACACGGCTTCAAAGTTGAAATAACGACAAACTTCAAAGACGAACAAGCCAGACTAGGAAGCAGGCAACTCTACTTTGCCCCCACCAATATGGGCCAGGTGTATTATGGctttgctgcagcagtgatctCCCCCTTTGACTTCTACATAGTCCGCGAGGACTCCCTTCTCATTATGAATGAAGTCTCTGCCATGCTCGACGAGCTCCCCGATGAGATGCCGCCGCTTCCTGAAGCCCACCGTGTCCCTGGCTCATGCTGCCTAGTGTATTCAAACACAAAGGGCAGATGGTGCAGGGCGGAGGTTGTACATGCTGAAACAACAGTAGTGATCAACCTTGTAGATTACGGCCACTACATACACCTGGCCAGCTACCAAGTCAAGGTTCTTCCGGAAGCACTTAAGAGACCGCCGAAGGTGACCTACCCGTGCTCATTGAGGGGAGTGAGCCCAGTCTCAGATACAGGGCAGTGGACGGATAAGGCAGCAGTGTTCTTTCAGGAGCGTGTGTGCCACAAGGACCTCCAGATAGTCTTCCGGGAGTTTGTTTCAGATGACCGACAATGGCAGGTGGACATCCTTGTCGACGGCATACATCTGGCCAAGGAACTGGTGAAGGCCGGACATTCCAGCTACAGTGACCCTCTTCTTGGACTGAG GTACGAGACAGAACGCCTGGGGAGCGTTTCTCCTCCGAGGGCATCCCGTATGGAGGACATTGGGCATGAG GTCCATGGACACAATTTATCCCTTCCTGTCCTGGGaatttattattctttttttctctgttcGAATGTATGCTCAAGGCTGGTACAAAATGTCAACCAGTCAGGATTTTCACCCTGA
- the LOC130385355 gene encoding tudor domain-containing protein 15-like isoform X3 → MEEIRKWEDEERAKQQEEEERARREADQKASTGSAAVMPGLDYISPRSPDSATSALCSQWPINLKLTHLELNKETPLIQFQGHYLNMSQLDYRILQAEIQNTPKTKASVGLGEFCLVEDVMAGLWYRGEVRNANADTFDVFLIDQGNVMSVDISQMYSCSNELLDLPPKIVCGYFSNVLPLHDCWDSVMEKYLLSLIGTHVTGYIHALLPHKVMLFEATDINKELAGRGFCKHLDADTFLLLVKMLTDVPLEQNMERGPDFYQRPWVQSDFKSFGGTDMSAGTCVQLKVTAAVNPGLFHCQVSSAASDLQAMSERLTLACNSTLSDPNRTPKDNIGLLCSVKGKDGKWYRGCLQCLPVNSNVKVLFVDYGFCESVRVENILRLPANCFSLPIMAFPCTLSSVTEQDKDCKLRQLCLLKKGILNGVLNAKVLSLDVKLNTYSIEVLSNEDCFVKEPELTQEQSLRLSVQAEVLKPGSKSVGYVVHVIDPNDFSLRTEKRNGDFEDLMSQMSEHFSQVKLNEQVLKNPQIGKMCCAMYERDMHFYRAVVKQKLDHGAVVLFIDFGNTENVPYMLIKKIPEKFASQAAFALSCTLCNIMPLTDVWTSANIQFFKQTVLNKSLMVHVVHQSKYQIVVDLFTMEGQSDQGITDLLISCKQAEPWRYTQSESVKQVTTSWRPCKPKELCTWTQRQDVVPRDEKTVVSQFKTMPVCALTLFNGDLHNNIKVNEHIDNPSPKTTQCQQQDIRVLPTLNTTHSQHQDKRVSPSLDTSHSQQQDKRVLPTLNATQCQQQDQRVSPTLNPTQCQRQDKSVSPTLNPTQCQQQDKRVLPTLNTTQCQQQDKRVLPTLNATQCQQQDKSVSPTLNPTQCQQQDKSVSPTLNPTQCQQQDKRVSPTLNPTQCQQQDKRVSPTLNTTQCQQQDKSVSPTLNTTQCQQLDKRVLPIGLIAMQTKTTKLRPCKPEELCTWTQRQDVVPRDEKTVVSQMKNMPVCALTQNITPKPQVPSAFPVSFSYSSFNLGCGNKEHVYITHISDEWEIYCQLDKNSEIIEELETKISEEEEKLHGADATAPVDGMCLAKYIDGRWYRGLANPVQSSLYLNVFFVDYGNTSIVEKINVLSIPNHSAELLYTPMQAVKCTLAGVPKSEPLAWVTQWLKKTLLNELVRAVVVGKLKDGSLTVELFNGDLHINNKVNEHIDNPSPKTTHGQHQDKRVSPALDASHSQHQDKRVSPPLNTTHSQQQDKRGSPTLNTTYSKPREKKVSPTINATKATQIPKMPTLSSFPETRLKPGQQALRYVSHINTVSDYFLQLQDEKTNLLNMREVLNSSVSRASLIKSTRRELEMKNNVLAEYDDDRALYRAVIKGSEQHGFKVEITTNFKDEQARLGSRQLYFAPTNMGQVYYGFAAAVISPFDFYIVREDSLLIMNEVSAMLDELPDEMPPLPEAHRVPGSCCLVYSNTKGRWCRAEVVHAETTVVINLVDYGHYIHLASYQVKVLPEALKRPPKVTYPCSLRGVSPVSDTGQWTDKAAVFFQERVCHKDLQIVFREFVSDDRQWQVDILVDGIHLAKELVKAGHSSYSDPLLGLRYETERLGSVSPPRASRMEDIGHEVHGHNLSLPVLGIYYSFFLCSNVCSRLVQNVNQSGFSP, encoded by the exons GCGTCAACAGGCTCAGCTGCTGTAATGCCGGGGCTGGACTATATTAGTCCCAG GTCTCCAGATTCTGCCACATCTGCACTATGTTCCCAGTGGCCCATCAATCTGAAGCTAACCCACCTGGAGTTGAACAAGGAAACACCTCTTATTCAATTTCAGGGCCATTATCTGAACATGTCGCAACTGGACTATAGGATCCTGCAGGCAGAGATACAGAACACACCAAAGACCAAGGCTTCGGTGGGACTTGGAGAGTTTTGCCTGGTTGAAGATGTGATGGCAGGGCTGTGGTATCGAGGGGAGGTACGAAATGCAAATGCAGATACCTTTGATGTGTTCCTCATTGACCAAGGCAACGTCATGAGTGTGGACATTTCGCAAATGTATTCCTGTTCAAATGAGCTACTTGATCTTCCCCCAAAGATAGTCTGTGGCTATTTTTCCAACGTGCTGCCATTACACGACTGCTGGGATTCTGTCATGGAAAAGTACCTCTTGTCACTGATTGGAACCCATGTCACTGGCTACATTCATGCCCTCCTTCCCCATAAAGTGATGCTTTTTGAGGCCACTGACATCAACAAAGAGTTGGCTGGACGGGGGTTTTGTAAGCATCTGGATGCAGACACATTCCTCCTCTTAGTTAAGATGCTTACAGACGTGCCCCTTGAACAGAATATGGAACGTGGCCCTGACTTCTACCAAAGGCCATGGGTACAAAGTGACTTCAAATCGTTTGGCGGGACAGATATGAGTGCTGGAACATGTGTTCAATTAAAAGTAACTGCCGCGGTGAACCCTGGCCTTTTCCACTGTCAGGTGAGCAGTGCTGCATCGGATTTACAGGCAATGTCAGAGAGATTGACTTTAGCGTGCAATTCTACTCTAAGTGATCCCAATCGGACACCAAAGGACAACATTGGTCTGCTTTGCTCAGTGAAGGGCAAAGATGGCAAATGGTACAGAGGCTGTTTGCAGTGCCTTCCTGTAAACTCCAATGTGAAAGTACTTTTTGTCGACTATGGATTCTGTGAATCAGTCAGAGTTGAGAATATTCTCAGACTGCCAGCTAATTGCTTTTCTTTGCCCATTATGGCTTTTCCATGCACCCTCTCTTCTGTAACTGAACAAGACAAAGACTGCAAACTGAGGCAGCTATGTCTTCTCAAGAAAGGGATACTCAATGGAGTACTCAATGCTAAGGTCCTCAGTTTGGATGTGAAACTGAATACCTACTCAATCGAAGTACTCAGTAATGAAGACTGCTTTGTGAAAGAACCAGAGCTGACCCAGGAGCAGTCCTTGCGCTTGTCAGTTCAAGCTGAAGTTCTTAAACCAGGGTCCAAATCTGTGGGCTATGTAGTTCATGTCATCGATCCAAACGACTTCTCATTGAGAACCGAAAAACGCAACGGCGACTTTGAAGACTTGATGAGTCAAATGTCAGAGCATTTCAGTCAAGTAAAGCTCAACGAACAAGTGCTGAAGAATCCTCAAATAGGGAAAATGTGCTGCGCAATGTATGAGCGTGACATGCATTTTTACCGAGCGGTAGTCAAACAAAAGCTTGACCATGGAGCTGTTGtacttttcattgattttggGAACACAGAGAATGTTCCATACATGCTAATTAAGAAAATACCGGAGAAGTTTGCGAGTCAAGCAGCATTCGCCCTGAGTTGCACTCTGTGTAATATCATGCCCCTGACTGATGTTTGGACGTCAGCTAACATTCAGTTTTTCAAACAAACTGTGTTAAACAAATCCTTGATGGTCCACGTTGTCCATCAAAGTAAATATCAAATTGTCGTCGACCTCTTTACCATGGAAGGCCAAAGTGATCAAGGCATTACAGACCTACTGATCTCTTGTAAGCAGGCTGAACCCTGGAGGTACACACAGTCAGAGTCTGTTAAGCAGGTTACAACAAGTTGGAGGCCCTGCAAACCTAAAGAATTATGTACCTGGACACAGCGTCAGGATGTAGTTCCAAGGGATGAGAAGACCGTGGTCTCCCAATTTAAAACTATGCCAGTGTGTGCACTAACTCTGTTCAATGGAGATCTGCACAATAATATCAAAGTCAATGAGCATATTGACAATCCCTccccaaaaacaacccaatgCCAACAGCAAGACATAAGGGTGTTGCCAACATTAAATACAACCCACAGCCAACACCAAGACAAAAGAGTGTCGCCATCATTAGACACATCCCACAGCCAACAGCAAGACAAAAGGGTGTTACCAACATTAAACGCAACCCAATGCCAACAGCAAGACCAAAGGGTGTCACCAACATTAAACCCAACCCAATGCCAACGGCAAGACAAAAGTGTGTCGCCAACATTAAACCCAACCCAATGCCAACAGCAAGACAAAAGGGTGTTACCAACATTAAACACAACCCAATGCCAACAGCAAGACAAAAGGGTGTTACCAACATTAAACGCAACCCAATGCCAACAGCAAGACAAAAGTGTGTCGCCAACATTAAACCCAACCCAATGCCAACAGCAAGACAAAAGTGTGTCGCCAACATTAAACCCAACCCAATGCCAACAGCAAGACAAAAGGGTGTCGCCAACATTGAACCCAACCCAATGCCAACAGCAAGACAAAAGGGTGTCACCAACATTAAACACAACCCAATGCCAACAGCAAGACAAAAGTGTGTCGCCAACATTAAACACAACCCAATGCCAACAGCTAGACAAAAGGGTGTTGCCTATTGGGTTGATAGctatgcaaacaaaaacaacaaaattgaGGCCCTGCAAACCTGAAGAATTATGTACTTGGACACAGCGTCAGGATGTCGTTCCAAGGGATGAGAAGACCGTGGTCTCCCAAATGAAAAATATGCCAGTGTGTGCACTAACTCAAAATATAACTCCAAAACCTCAAGTACCTTCTGCATTCCCTGTCTCTTTTTCCTATTCATCATTCAACTTGGGCTGTGGGAATAAGGAGCATGTCTATATCACACATATAAGCGACGAATGGGAAATCTATTGCCAACTTGACAAGAACAGTGAAATCATTGAAGAACTTGAAACCAAAatctcagaggaggaggagaaattaCATGGGGCAGATGCCACAGCCCCAGTAGATGGTATGTGCCTGGCAAAATACATCGATGGAAGATGGTACAGGGGACTGGCAAATCCCGTCCAGTCCTCTTTGTATCTTAATGTGTTCTTTGTGGATTATGGCAACACAAGCATTGTAGAGAAGATCAACGTCTTGTCGATTCCTAACCATTCAGCTGAACTGCTGTACACTCCCATGCAGGCAGTGAAATGTACCCTTGCTGGGGTACCCAAATCAGAGCCCTTGGCCTGGGTGACACAGTGGCTAAAGAAAACTCTTCTCAATGAGCTAGTGAGAGCTGTTGTAGTTGGAAAGCTTAAGGATGGTTCATTGACTGTTGAGCTGTTCAATGGAGATCTCCACATTAATAACAAAGTCAATGAGCATATTGACAATCCCTCCCCAAAAACAACCCACGGCCAACACCAAGACAAAAGAGTGTCGCCAGCATTAGACGCATCCCACAGCCAACACCAAGACAAAAGGGTGTCGCCACCATTAAACACAACCCACAGCCAACAGCAAGACAAAAGGGGGTCGCCAACATTAAACACAACCTACAGCAAACCCAGAGAAAAAAAGGTGTCGCCTACAATAAACGCAACCAAAGCAACCCAGATCCCTAAAATGCCTACACTCTCCAGTTTTCCCGAAACAAGACTTAAACCAGGTCAACAGGCTTTACGTTATGTCTCACACATTAACACTGTCAGTGACTATTTCCTTCAACTTCAAGATGAAAAAACGAATCTTCTGAATATGAGGGAGGTTCTCAACTCAAGTGTGAGCAGAGCGTCCCTGATAAAGAGCACACGAAGGGAGTTGGAAATGAAAAACAATGTTCTGGCAGAGTATGATGATGACAGGGCTTTGTATCGAGCGGTCATAAAGGGCTCTGAGCAACACGGCTTCAAAGTTGAAATAACGACAAACTTCAAAGACGAACAAGCCAGACTAGGAAGCAGGCAACTCTACTTTGCCCCCACCAATATGGGCCAGGTGTATTATGGctttgctgcagcagtgatctCCCCCTTTGACTTCTACATAGTCCGCGAGGACTCCCTTCTCATTATGAATGAAGTCTCTGCCATGCTCGACGAGCTCCCCGATGAGATGCCGCCGCTTCCTGAAGCCCACCGTGTCCCTGGCTCATGCTGCCTAGTGTATTCAAACACAAAGGGCAGATGGTGCAGGGCGGAGGTTGTACATGCTGAAACAACAGTAGTGATCAACCTTGTAGATTACGGCCACTACATACACCTGGCCAGCTACCAAGTCAAGGTTCTTCCGGAAGCACTTAAGAGACCGCCGAAGGTGACCTACCCGTGCTCATTGAGGGGAGTGAGCCCAGTCTCAGATACAGGGCAGTGGACGGATAAGGCAGCAGTGTTCTTTCAGGAGCGTGTGTGCCACAAGGACCTCCAGATAGTCTTCCGGGAGTTTGTTTCAGATGACCGACAATGGCAGGTGGACATCCTTGTCGACGGCATACATCTGGCCAAGGAACTGGTGAAGGCCGGACATTCCAGCTACAGTGACCCTCTTCTTGGACTGAG GTACGAGACAGAACGCCTGGGGAGCGTTTCTCCTCCGAGGGCATCCCGTATGGAGGACATTGGGCATGAG GTCCATGGACACAATTTATCCCTTCCTGTCCTGGGaatttattattctttttttctctgttcGAATGTATGCTCAAGGCTGGTACAAAATGTCAACCAGTCAGGATTTTCACCCTGA